One region of Carbonactinospora thermoautotrophica genomic DNA includes:
- a CDS encoding heavy-metal-associated domain-containing protein produces MSETRQIDSDGRTRELVLHVEGMSCQHCVNAITQEVGKVAGVSEVQVDLAGRAVTVRGEGFTDEAIRAAIDEAGYEVVS; encoded by the coding sequence ATGAGCGAGACCCGCCAGATCGACTCCGATGGTCGGACCCGCGAGCTCGTCCTCCATGTCGAGGGCATGAGCTGCCAGCACTGCGTGAACGCGATCACCCAGGAGGTCGGCAAGGTCGCGGGCGTGTCCGAGGTCCAGGTCGATCTAGCCGGCCGTGCGGTGACCGTGCGTGGCGAGGGCTTCACCGACGAGGCGATCCGGGCGGCGATCGACGAGGCCGGGTACGAGGTGGTCTCATGA
- a CDS encoding metal-sensitive transcriptional regulator, producing MWGYTQNKEDYLKRLRRIEGQVRGLHRMVEEDQYCIDILTQISAVTKALQSVAIGLLEEHLGYCVAHAIETGGPEAQAKVKEASAAIARLVRS from the coding sequence GTGTGGGGCTACACGCAAAACAAGGAGGACTACCTGAAGCGGCTGCGCCGCATCGAGGGCCAGGTCCGCGGGCTGCACCGGATGGTCGAGGAGGACCAGTACTGCATCGACATCCTCACCCAGATCTCGGCCGTCACGAAGGCGCTGCAGTCCGTCGCCATCGGCTTGCTGGAAGAGCACCTCGGCTACTGCGTGGCCCACGCCATCGAGACCGGCGGCCCCGAGGCGCAGGCCAAGGTCAAGGAGGCCTCCGCCGCGATAGCCCGGCTCGTGCGTTCCTGA
- a CDS encoding type IV secretory system conjugative DNA transfer family protein → MSRHPGREPYPADPRQYGPVPTERPVTPAMRRATDNAVLGAVLAAMGLAVSMWLAAGLGGIMQHGRWPRGLGLTETGVALPALLRDPAHPERAFPAEVQGLPRPGIFWGLFVCLILFWLMTAYVVGRWWTRRQAARRLTANSAGAGTVAEHLSAQAVARRARAAQPSLAGKRDQIGLLLGRDVGSGTELYAGLDDACCALGPARSGKATHLLLPALLDAPGPVVAVSNRTDPVRHTLKFRAKLGPAYVFDPYDRVPGGTRVRWAPQQGCAASGVATQRARALVAGARVADARVEAVVRCYLHALALDGRPLKHVLAWAADPATAEPARILRTSGSAADGWAEELAELAGSADRTVIWAGVRRVFEALGDARVLAACAPNDALDRFLDERATLYLVGAGGAEPALTPLLTALAQDVVERARRAAGTAGTGRLDPPLVLVLDDPAESAPLPGLPALLADGPGFGVTPVVALRSLAAARDRWGASGAGALWDAATVKLVFGGLADPYDLDRVDALTRGSGLDPRTLPAGHALLLHRNVPPLSVRLVPWWKRDYHLPGQPDRRIVLAPEG, encoded by the coding sequence ATGAGTCGGCACCCGGGGCGCGAGCCGTACCCCGCCGACCCCCGGCAGTACGGGCCGGTGCCCACGGAGCGGCCGGTCACCCCGGCCATGCGCCGGGCCACCGACAACGCGGTCCTCGGCGCGGTCCTCGCCGCCATGGGCCTGGCCGTCTCGATGTGGCTCGCCGCCGGGCTCGGCGGGATCATGCAGCACGGCCGGTGGCCGCGCGGGCTCGGCCTGACCGAGACGGGCGTGGCGCTGCCGGCGCTGCTGCGCGACCCGGCGCACCCGGAGCGCGCGTTCCCGGCCGAGGTGCAGGGCCTGCCGCGGCCCGGGATCTTCTGGGGCCTGTTCGTCTGCCTGATCCTGTTCTGGCTGATGACCGCGTACGTGGTCGGGCGCTGGTGGACGCGGCGGCAGGCCGCCCGGCGGCTCACAGCCAACAGCGCCGGCGCCGGGACGGTCGCCGAGCACCTGTCCGCCCAGGCCGTGGCGCGCCGGGCCCGAGCGGCCCAGCCCTCGCTGGCCGGCAAGCGGGACCAGATCGGGCTGCTGCTCGGGCGCGACGTCGGCTCCGGGACCGAGCTGTACGCGGGGCTCGACGACGCGTGCTGCGCACTGGGCCCGGCCCGGTCCGGCAAGGCGACGCACCTGCTGCTGCCGGCGCTCCTGGACGCGCCCGGACCGGTGGTGGCGGTCTCGAACCGGACCGATCCGGTCCGGCACACCCTCAAGTTCCGGGCGAAGCTCGGCCCGGCGTACGTGTTCGACCCGTACGACCGGGTACCGGGCGGCACCCGGGTGCGCTGGGCGCCGCAGCAAGGGTGCGCCGCCTCCGGGGTGGCCACGCAGCGGGCCCGCGCCCTGGTCGCGGGCGCTCGCGTGGCCGACGCCCGCGTGGAGGCCGTGGTGCGCTGCTACCTGCACGCGCTCGCGCTGGATGGCCGGCCGCTGAAGCACGTCCTCGCCTGGGCCGCCGACCCCGCCACAGCCGAGCCGGCGCGGATCCTGCGCACCTCCGGGAGCGCGGCCGACGGCTGGGCCGAGGAGTTGGCCGAGCTGGCCGGCTCGGCCGACCGGACCGTGATCTGGGCCGGCGTGCGCCGGGTGTTCGAGGCGCTCGGCGACGCGCGGGTGCTGGCGGCCTGCGCACCGAACGACGCGCTCGACCGGTTCCTCGACGAGCGCGCCACCCTGTACCTGGTGGGCGCGGGCGGCGCGGAACCTGCACTGACCCCGCTGCTCACCGCGCTCGCCCAGGACGTCGTCGAGCGGGCCCGCCGCGCGGCCGGCACTGCTGGTACCGGCCGCCTGGATCCGCCGCTGGTGCTCGTGCTCGACGACCCGGCCGAGTCCGCGCCGCTCCCCGGCCTGCCTGCCCTGCTCGCCGACGGCCCGGGCTTCGGCGTCACCCCGGTGGTGGCGCTGCGCTCCCTGGCCGCCGCCCGCGACCGCTGGGGCGCCTCGGGCGCGGGCGCCCTGTGGGACGCCGCGACCGTGAAACTGGTCTTCGGCGGCCTCGCCGACCCGTACGACCTGGACCGCGTCGACGCCCTCACCCGCGGCTCCGGCCTCGACCCGCGCACCCTGCCCGCCGGCCACGCCCTGCTGCTCCACCGCAACGTGCCCCCGCTCTCGGTGCGGCTCGTCCCCTGGTGGAAGCGGGACTACCACCTGCCCGGCCAGCCCGACCGCCGGATCGTGCTGGCCCCCGAAGGGTGA
- a CDS encoding DUF6328 family protein, with amino-acid sequence MALLSKGGSPGDADAPRVVSEETRKERVDRELQELLQGLRVALPGVQVLFAFLLTVPFASGFARANQFQRHAFAITLLAATVSSICFIAPAAQHRLLFRVTADQELRTQIKEQLLRRSNWYGIIGTASLAVAMVAAQLMLVDFLFGRYPAVTVAAAVAFLATWSWMVQPLLNRFGMRRVAAIRKGNRSGRAAAS; translated from the coding sequence GTGGCACTCCTCTCGAAGGGGGGATCGCCAGGCGACGCTGACGCCCCGCGCGTCGTCTCGGAGGAGACCCGCAAGGAGCGCGTCGACCGGGAGCTGCAGGAGCTGCTCCAAGGGTTGCGCGTCGCCCTGCCGGGTGTGCAGGTGCTGTTCGCGTTCCTGCTGACGGTGCCGTTCGCGTCCGGGTTCGCCCGGGCCAACCAGTTCCAGCGCCACGCCTTCGCGATCACGCTGCTGGCCGCCACGGTCTCCTCCATCTGCTTCATCGCGCCGGCCGCCCAGCACCGCCTGCTGTTCCGCGTCACCGCCGACCAGGAGTTGCGTACCCAGATCAAGGAGCAGCTGCTGCGCCGCTCCAACTGGTACGGCATCATCGGCACCGCGAGCCTCGCGGTCGCCATGGTGGCCGCCCAGCTCATGCTGGTCGACTTCCTCTTCGGCCGCTACCCCGCGGTGACCGTGGCCGCTGCCGTGGCGTTCCTCGCCACCTGGAGTTGGATGGTGCAGCCGCTGCTCAACCGGTTCGGCATGCGGCGGGTCGCGGCGATCCGGAAAGGGAACCGGAGTGGCCGCGCGGCTGCGTCGTAG
- a CDS encoding ATP-binding protein: MLTDALSGLAEAFTNLIFGKLETQRLPVRTSTRQAQAVYLPTAAPGLGDSGVIIGREVYSGKGYIYDPFQLYGQQLPAPHWLVLGESGNGKSSLEKTYVLRQLRFRDRQVVVLDAQGEDGVGEWDHIARALGITPIRLEPGTHHGADNRIRLNPLDPAITQTGQLALLRTIIEVATGRPLEERAGYALKAAHARVREEAERAGRQPLLTDVVEALRNPTWEAADSMNVSLEEVRNWGLDVALVIDRLVDGDLAGMFDGPTTQGIDLDAPLIVFDLSRIDRNSIAMPILMAVVGVWLEHTWLRPDRIKRIFLVEEAWHIINSPFVAQLFQRLLKFGRRLGLSFVAVVHHLSDVMEGAAAKEAAAILKMASTRTIYAQKAEEARATGRVLGLPRWAIEIIPTLTPGIAVWDVNGNVQVVKHIVTDIEKPLVYTDRAMTESARERAVRKMAEQANGASPPGSGDAVPRQDTTRVGA; this comes from the coding sequence ATGCTGACAGACGCGTTGAGCGGGCTGGCCGAGGCCTTCACCAACCTGATCTTCGGCAAGCTCGAGACCCAGCGGCTCCCGGTGCGCACCTCGACCCGGCAAGCCCAGGCGGTCTACCTGCCCACCGCCGCGCCCGGCCTCGGCGACTCCGGGGTGATCATCGGCCGGGAGGTGTACAGCGGCAAGGGCTACATCTACGACCCCTTCCAGCTGTACGGCCAGCAGCTGCCCGCCCCGCACTGGCTGGTGCTCGGCGAGTCCGGCAACGGCAAGTCCAGCCTGGAGAAGACGTACGTCCTGCGGCAGCTACGCTTCCGGGACCGCCAGGTCGTCGTGCTCGACGCCCAGGGCGAGGACGGCGTCGGCGAATGGGACCACATCGCCAGGGCGCTCGGCATCACGCCGATCCGCCTGGAGCCGGGCACGCACCACGGGGCCGACAATCGCATCCGGCTCAACCCCCTGGACCCGGCGATCACCCAGACCGGCCAGCTGGCCCTGCTGCGCACGATCATCGAGGTAGCGACCGGGCGGCCCCTGGAGGAACGCGCCGGGTACGCGCTGAAGGCCGCCCACGCGCGGGTGCGCGAGGAGGCCGAGCGGGCCGGCCGCCAGCCGCTGCTCACCGACGTCGTCGAGGCGCTGCGCAACCCCACGTGGGAGGCGGCCGACTCGATGAACGTGTCGCTGGAGGAGGTCCGCAACTGGGGTCTCGACGTCGCCCTGGTCATCGACCGGCTCGTCGACGGCGACCTGGCCGGCATGTTCGACGGGCCCACCACGCAGGGCATCGACCTGGATGCGCCGCTGATCGTCTTCGACCTGTCCCGGATCGACCGGAACTCGATCGCCATGCCCATCCTCATGGCCGTCGTCGGCGTGTGGCTGGAGCACACCTGGCTGCGGCCCGACCGGATCAAGCGCATCTTCCTGGTCGAGGAGGCGTGGCACATCATCAACAGCCCGTTCGTGGCGCAGCTGTTCCAGCGGCTGCTCAAGTTCGGGCGCCGGCTTGGCCTGTCGTTCGTGGCGGTCGTCCACCACCTGTCCGACGTCATGGAGGGCGCGGCGGCCAAGGAGGCGGCCGCGATCCTCAAGATGGCCTCCACCCGGACCATCTACGCCCAGAAGGCCGAGGAGGCCCGGGCCACCGGCCGGGTGCTCGGCCTGCCCCGCTGGGCGATCGAGATCATCCCGACCCTGACGCCGGGCATCGCGGTCTGGGACGTCAACGGCAACGTCCAGGTGGTCAAGCACATCGTCACCGATATCGAGAAGCCGCTCGTCTACACCGACCGCGCCATGACCGAGAGCGCCCGTGAGCGGGCGGTGCGCAAGATGGCCGAGCAGGCGAACGGCGCCTCCCCGCCCGGTTCCGGCGACGCCGTCCCCCGGCAGGACACCACGCGGGTGGGAGCATGA
- a CDS encoding C40 family peptidase encodes MKRTALIVGALCVALVGAPLVTVGLVVAGTFFVANSTKHLAPKAVPPNIATLFEKYGSWCPEINPALLAAQIYQESGFNPQVVSPAGARGIAQFMPGTWAVHGGDYDHDGRADVYDPEDAIPSAAKYDCELARAVKGRVRIDTVDAMLAAYNAGLGAVLKYAGIPPYEETRNYVKRIRKLEERFAAPTEPTVVPASQPAVKALQFAYSKLGTPYLWGGEGGPDDDGRFDCSGLTQAAYRFAGIEISRTSRTQWYDGPHVPRDQLQPGDLVFFAYDTNDPSTIHHVGIYVDNGQMIHAPYTGARIRFGKVDQPDYIGAVRIVDGPKAAGPWEPTISQVRERASKGRDQGVAGVPGRLVGLGRRDSQFAPARR; translated from the coding sequence ATGAAGCGCACGGCTCTCATCGTGGGCGCGCTGTGCGTCGCACTCGTCGGCGCGCCGCTGGTGACCGTCGGCCTGGTCGTGGCCGGCACCTTCTTCGTCGCCAACTCGACGAAGCATCTGGCGCCCAAGGCGGTACCGCCGAACATCGCGACGCTCTTCGAGAAGTACGGATCGTGGTGCCCCGAGATCAACCCCGCCCTGCTGGCGGCTCAGATCTACCAGGAGAGCGGGTTCAACCCCCAGGTGGTCAGCCCGGCCGGGGCGCGTGGCATAGCCCAGTTCATGCCCGGCACCTGGGCCGTGCACGGCGGGGACTACGACCACGACGGCAGGGCCGACGTGTACGACCCTGAGGACGCGATCCCCTCGGCGGCCAAGTACGACTGCGAGCTCGCCCGGGCCGTCAAGGGCCGGGTGCGGATCGACACGGTCGACGCGATGCTCGCCGCGTACAACGCCGGCCTCGGCGCCGTCTTGAAGTACGCCGGCATCCCGCCCTACGAGGAGACCCGGAACTACGTCAAGCGGATCCGCAAGCTGGAGGAGCGGTTCGCCGCGCCGACCGAGCCGACGGTTGTGCCGGCCTCCCAGCCGGCGGTCAAGGCGCTCCAGTTCGCCTACAGCAAGCTCGGCACGCCCTACCTGTGGGGCGGCGAGGGCGGCCCGGATGACGACGGCCGCTTCGACTGCTCGGGCCTGACCCAGGCGGCGTACCGGTTCGCAGGGATAGAGATCAGCCGGACGTCGCGCACCCAGTGGTACGACGGCCCGCACGTCCCGCGCGACCAGCTTCAGCCGGGTGACCTGGTGTTCTTCGCCTACGACACCAACGACCCCAGCACGATCCACCACGTCGGCATCTACGTGGACAACGGGCAGATGATCCACGCCCCGTACACGGGCGCGCGGATCCGGTTCGGCAAGGTCGACCAGCCCGACTACATCGGTGCGGTGCGGATCGTGGACGGGCCGAAGGCGGCCGGCCCGTGGGAGCCGACGATCTCCCAGGTACGGGAGCGGGCCTCGAAGGGCCGGGACCAGGGGGTGGCCGGCGTGCCCGGCCGTCTGGTCGGGCTGGGGCGGCGTGACAGCCAGTTCGCCCCGGCTCGTCGGTGA
- a CDS encoding heavy metal translocating P-type ATPase: MTGDGEPRPGLTADRRPVTGRSARVELAIGGMTCASCAARIEKKLNRLDGVSATVNFATEKATVEYDPERVTPEQLVKTVEATGYTATLPQPPHRAEEHPSEEDDHLSQLRQRLVVSTVLTVPVVLLAMVPALQFTYWQWLSFTLAAPVVVWGALPFHRAAWTNLRHGSATMDTLISLGVLAAFGWSVWALFWGGAGEPGMRMRFQLLPESGHHAASEIYLEVAAALTVFILVGRYLEARAKKRAGGALRALLELGAKDVAKLDEAGREQRVPIEQLRVGDRFVVRPGEKIATDGVVEEGSSAVDQSMLTGESVPVEVGPGDTVVGATVNAGGRLVVRATRVGSDTALAQIARLVAEAQAGKAPVQRLADRIAAVFVPAVILLSLATLGFWLATGAGVLKAFTAAVAVLIIACPCALGLATPTALMVGTGRGAQLGLLIKGPEILESTRRIDTIVLDKTGTVTTGEMTLHEIHTAPGVTETEALRLVGAVEAAAEHPIARAIAKAAADKLGDLPQVEAFAAHRGLGVQGVVEGHAVVAGRERFLAEWAQHVSGELAAARRSAEEAGRTAIVAGWDGQARAVFVIGDRLKPTSAEAVRDLRALGLRPMLLTGDNAAAARAVARAVGIPEDDVIAEVLPEDKVEVIQRLQAEGRTVAMVGDGVNDAAALAQADLGIAMGSGTDVAIEASDITLVGGDLRAVVDAIRLSRRTLATIKGNLFWAFAYNVAALPLAALALLNPLIAGAAMAFSSVFVVSNSLRLRRFQPSR; encoded by the coding sequence ATGACCGGGGACGGTGAGCCGCGGCCCGGGCTCACGGCGGACCGCCGGCCCGTGACCGGGCGGAGTGCCCGGGTCGAGCTGGCGATCGGCGGCATGACCTGCGCGTCGTGCGCCGCCCGCATCGAGAAGAAGCTCAACCGGCTCGACGGCGTCTCGGCCACCGTCAACTTCGCGACCGAGAAGGCCACGGTCGAGTACGACCCGGAGCGGGTGACGCCCGAGCAGCTGGTCAAGACCGTCGAGGCCACCGGGTACACCGCAACGCTCCCCCAGCCGCCGCACCGCGCGGAGGAACACCCGTCCGAGGAGGACGACCACCTCAGCCAGCTCCGGCAGCGGCTGGTGGTCTCGACCGTGCTCACCGTGCCGGTCGTGCTGCTCGCCATGGTGCCGGCCCTGCAGTTCACGTACTGGCAGTGGCTGTCGTTCACGCTCGCCGCGCCGGTGGTGGTGTGGGGCGCGCTGCCCTTCCACCGCGCGGCCTGGACCAACCTGCGGCACGGCAGCGCCACCATGGACACGCTGATCTCGCTCGGCGTGCTCGCGGCGTTCGGCTGGTCGGTGTGGGCGCTGTTCTGGGGCGGCGCCGGCGAGCCGGGCATGCGGATGCGGTTCCAGTTGCTGCCGGAGTCCGGCCACCACGCCGCCAGCGAGATCTACCTCGAGGTGGCCGCCGCGCTGACCGTGTTCATCCTGGTCGGCCGGTACCTGGAGGCGCGGGCCAAGAAGCGCGCCGGCGGGGCGCTGCGCGCGCTGCTGGAACTCGGCGCCAAGGACGTGGCCAAGCTCGACGAGGCCGGCCGCGAGCAGCGCGTGCCGATCGAGCAGCTCCGGGTCGGGGACCGCTTCGTGGTACGGCCCGGGGAGAAGATCGCCACCGACGGCGTCGTCGAGGAGGGCAGCTCCGCGGTCGACCAGTCGATGCTGACCGGCGAGAGCGTGCCGGTCGAGGTCGGCCCGGGCGACACCGTGGTCGGCGCGACCGTGAACGCCGGCGGGCGGCTGGTCGTCCGCGCCACCCGGGTGGGCTCCGACACCGCGCTCGCGCAGATCGCGCGGCTGGTCGCCGAGGCACAGGCCGGCAAGGCCCCCGTGCAGCGGCTGGCCGACCGGATCGCGGCGGTCTTCGTGCCCGCGGTGATCCTGCTCTCGCTGGCCACACTCGGCTTCTGGCTGGCGACCGGCGCGGGCGTGCTCAAGGCGTTCACTGCGGCCGTCGCGGTGCTCATCATCGCCTGCCCGTGCGCGCTGGGCCTGGCCACCCCGACCGCGCTCATGGTGGGCACCGGGCGGGGCGCGCAGCTCGGCCTGCTCATCAAGGGCCCCGAGATCCTGGAATCCACCCGCCGGATCGACACGATCGTGCTGGACAAGACCGGCACGGTGACCACCGGCGAGATGACCCTGCACGAGATCCACACCGCCCCCGGCGTCACCGAGACCGAAGCGCTCCGGCTGGTCGGCGCGGTCGAGGCCGCGGCCGAGCACCCCATCGCCCGGGCGATCGCCAAGGCCGCGGCCGACAAGCTCGGCGACCTGCCCCAGGTCGAGGCGTTCGCCGCGCACCGCGGGCTCGGCGTGCAGGGCGTGGTCGAGGGCCACGCGGTGGTCGCCGGCCGCGAGCGGTTCCTGGCCGAGTGGGCGCAGCACGTGAGCGGGGAGCTGGCCGCGGCCCGGCGCTCGGCCGAGGAGGCGGGCCGTACCGCGATCGTGGCCGGCTGGGACGGGCAGGCCCGGGCCGTGTTCGTGATCGGCGACCGGTTGAAGCCGACCAGTGCTGAGGCCGTGCGGGACCTGCGCGCGCTGGGCCTGCGACCGATGCTGCTGACCGGCGACAACGCGGCAGCCGCCCGGGCCGTGGCACGCGCCGTGGGCATCCCGGAGGACGACGTCATCGCCGAGGTGCTGCCCGAGGACAAGGTCGAGGTGATCCAGCGGCTCCAAGCCGAGGGCCGGACGGTGGCCATGGTAGGTGACGGCGTCAACGACGCCGCAGCCCTGGCCCAGGCCGACCTGGGGATCGCCATGGGCAGCGGCACCGACGTAGCGATCGAGGCAAGCGACATCACCCTGGTGGGCGGCGACCTGCGCGCCGTGGTGGACGCCATCCGGCTGTCCCGCCGCACGCTCGCGACGATCAAGGGCAACCTGTTCTGGGCGTTCGCGTACAACGTGGCGGCCCTGCCGCTGGCTGCGCTCGCCCTGCTCAACCCGCTGATCGCGGGCGCGGCGATGGCTTTCTCCAGCGTGTTCGTGGTCTCCAACAGCCTGCGGCTGCGCCGGTTCCAGCCCTCGCGCTGA
- a CDS encoding hemerythrin domain-containing protein, with product MTRRPETLTSLLCAYHRDLGWLFGALGQIDHPEREERLVGKLVLEMLRHFMIEERYLHPIVTQAFRDGVTRVREERVERDHAEEAMRMLERVDLSDQRAEELLHALGQGFERHVEFQEEELFPALERTLSPNQLAALARAAAQTREPGASHSHPMAPGGKSDLLTPREGLVDRIHQALWQQWTAR from the coding sequence ATGACCAGACGCCCCGAGACCCTGACCTCCCTGCTGTGCGCCTACCACCGTGACCTGGGGTGGTTGTTCGGCGCGTTGGGGCAGATCGACCACCCGGAGCGGGAGGAGCGGCTCGTCGGCAAGCTTGTCCTGGAGATGCTCCGCCACTTCATGATCGAGGAGCGGTACCTGCACCCGATCGTCACGCAGGCCTTCCGGGACGGCGTCACCCGGGTCCGGGAGGAGAGGGTCGAGCGGGATCACGCTGAGGAGGCCATGCGTATGCTCGAGCGCGTCGACCTGAGCGACCAGCGCGCCGAGGAACTGCTGCACGCCCTGGGGCAGGGCTTCGAGCGGCACGTCGAGTTCCAGGAGGAGGAACTGTTCCCGGCCCTGGAACGCACGCTGTCCCCGAACCAGCTCGCCGCCCTGGCCAGGGCGGCCGCCCAGACCCGCGAGCCCGGCGCCTCCCATTCCCACCCGATGGCGCCCGGCGGGAAGAGCGACCTCCTCACCCCGCGCGAGGGGCTGGTGGACCGCATCCACCAAGCCCTGTGGCAGCAGTGGACGGCACGGTAG
- a CDS encoding DUF47 domain-containing protein, which translates to MRLRLTPTETVYYSLFATAANNLVTGAKLLTELLGADVTDRREIADRMRAAEHAADENTHAIYKQLSKSFITPFDREDIYRLAGHLDDVMDCMDAAVDLVVLYSLQDLPVALADQVEVLERMAELTAEAMPRLRSMKNLHEYWIEINRLENQGDKIYRKLLAHLFSGEYEALTVLKLKEVVDQLEAAADAFEHAANSVEQIVLKES; encoded by the coding sequence GTGCGATTGCGACTGACCCCGACGGAAACCGTTTACTACTCGTTGTTCGCGACCGCCGCGAACAACCTCGTGACGGGCGCGAAGCTGCTCACCGAACTGTTGGGCGCCGACGTCACGGACCGTCGGGAGATCGCCGACCGGATGCGTGCCGCCGAGCACGCGGCGGACGAGAACACCCACGCCATCTACAAGCAGCTCAGCAAGTCCTTCATCACCCCGTTCGACCGGGAGGACATCTACCGGCTCGCCGGGCACCTGGACGACGTCATGGACTGCATGGATGCGGCGGTCGACCTGGTCGTCCTGTACAGCCTGCAGGACCTGCCGGTGGCGCTGGCCGACCAGGTCGAGGTGCTGGAGCGGATGGCCGAGCTGACCGCCGAGGCCATGCCGCGACTGCGTTCGATGAAGAACCTCCACGAGTACTGGATCGAGATCAACCGGCTGGAGAACCAGGGCGACAAGATCTACCGGAAGCTGCTCGCACACCTGTTCAGCGGTGAGTACGAGGCGCTGACCGTGCTCAAGCTCAAGGAGGTCGTCGACCAGCTCGAGGCGGCCGCCGACGCGTTCGAGCACGCGGCGAACAGCGTCGAGCAGATCGTGCTCAAGGAGTCCTGA
- a CDS encoding SCO6880 family protein has product MTTTPTERPPTRRRTYLIGKARPSAIVGRNRENGEILVIIVGCAIGMLSGLFIPWLPLRVLGLVGGPLLGFAIVFMPYRKRTIYKWFEIDRSYRKLLRSGQARYRSGAMEAGTRLDGTEVDIGPPPGIGRIRWLTASFGMEELAILLHQDRRTITCALEIEGPGVGLRDSEDQEALVERFGNLLQHIANGDGFVTRLQMIARTLPADPYAHVKDVERRGDPDAPQWIKDSYDQLQRMVSTSSEQHRNFLVACMPYTRDLAAEAMHYGGGDVGLAAIMAREMSDICARLAEADIKVRHPMSPARLASLIHSMYDPSHPIDAIQTMTRRNAWPAELDATHPQYLRSKTRESETREPWCHATAWIKEWPLTPVGVNFLAPLLVHTPDVIRTVAVTMDLEPTDVAIERMLTEKVNEQAEQARAAKLNRVADPRDFAHAHRVDQRGEDLASGAAGVNLVGYITVSSRDPELLARDKRTIRAAAGKSFLKLEWCDREHHRAFVNTLPFATGIRR; this is encoded by the coding sequence ATGACCACGACACCCACCGAACGGCCCCCCACCCGGCGTCGGACCTACCTGATCGGCAAGGCCCGGCCGAGCGCGATCGTCGGCCGCAACCGGGAGAACGGCGAGATCCTGGTGATCATCGTCGGCTGCGCGATCGGCATGCTCTCCGGCCTGTTCATCCCCTGGCTGCCGCTGCGTGTGCTCGGACTGGTCGGCGGTCCGCTGCTGGGGTTCGCGATCGTCTTCATGCCGTACCGCAAGCGGACCATCTACAAGTGGTTCGAGATCGACCGGTCGTACCGCAAGCTGCTGCGCTCCGGGCAGGCGCGGTACCGGTCCGGCGCCATGGAGGCGGGCACCCGGCTGGACGGCACCGAGGTGGACATCGGCCCGCCCCCCGGCATCGGCCGGATCCGCTGGCTGACCGCGTCGTTCGGCATGGAAGAGCTGGCCATCCTCCTGCACCAGGACCGGCGCACGATCACCTGCGCGCTGGAGATCGAGGGCCCCGGCGTGGGGCTGCGGGACTCCGAGGACCAGGAGGCGCTGGTCGAGCGGTTCGGGAACCTGCTCCAGCACATCGCCAACGGCGACGGGTTCGTCACCCGGCTGCAGATGATCGCCCGTACCCTGCCGGCCGACCCGTACGCGCACGTCAAGGACGTCGAGCGCCGCGGCGACCCTGACGCGCCGCAATGGATCAAGGACTCCTACGACCAGCTCCAGCGCATGGTCTCCACCTCCAGCGAGCAGCACCGGAACTTCCTCGTCGCCTGCATGCCGTACACCCGTGACCTGGCCGCCGAGGCCATGCACTACGGCGGCGGCGACGTCGGGCTCGCGGCGATCATGGCCCGCGAGATGTCGGACATCTGCGCCCGGCTCGCCGAGGCCGACATCAAGGTACGCCACCCGATGAGCCCGGCGCGGCTGGCGTCGCTGATCCACTCCATGTACGACCCGTCGCACCCCATCGACGCGATCCAGACCATGACGCGGCGGAACGCCTGGCCGGCGGAGCTGGACGCCACGCACCCGCAGTACCTGCGGTCGAAGACCCGCGAGTCGGAGACCCGCGAGCCCTGGTGCCACGCCACCGCGTGGATCAAGGAGTGGCCGCTGACCCCGGTCGGGGTGAACTTCCTCGCGCCCCTGCTCGTGCACACACCGGACGTGATCCGGACCGTGGCCGTGACCATGGACCTGGAGCCGACCGACGTCGCCATCGAACGCATGCTGACCGAGAAGGTCAACGAGCAGGCCGAACAGGCCCGGGCGGCCAAGCTGAACCGGGTCGCCGACCCCCGCGACTTCGCCCACGCCCACCGCGTCGACCAGCGCGGCGAGGACCTGGCATCCGGGGCTGCCGGCGTCAACCTGGTCGGCTACATCACCGTGTCGTCGCGCGACCCGGAACTGCTCGCCCGCGACAAGCGGACGATCCGGGCCGCGGCCGGCAAGAGCTTCCTCAAGCTCGAGTGGTGCGATCGGGAACACCACCGGGCGTTCGTGAACACTCTCCCGTTCGCGACCGGCATCCGGAGGTGA